CCCCAGTGGACGCGATCCGGTTGGGCGCATCAGAAGATGTCCGGCGGCCGCGTCAACGGCTTTCTCAAGCTTGCTGCTGGCCTGGGCGCCAGGTTGCGATCAGAGCGGGTTTTTCGCCCCTTTATAGAGGGCCAGCTTTCACTTTGCGATGCAGGCCCTTTTCTGACGGGCGTTGGGCTTGATGCCCTTGACCGCGACGCCCTTTTCTGTGTGGGCAGCGACCAGACTTGGAACATCGAATGCAATGACGGTATTGATCCCGTGTACTTTCTCGAGCGGATTCCCGACGACAGGCGTAAGGTCGCATTTGCTGCGAGCTTTGGGCGGCCTAAGCTCGATGACGAGGAGGCGAATCTGACCAGACCTCTCCTGAGTGGCTTTGACGCGATCTCCGTCCGAGAACGCTCTAGTATTGACATCCTCGACAAGATGGGCATTCCCGGATCCGTCGCCCTGAAGGACCCGGTCCTGCTCTGCGATGAGAATCTATGGTATCGCCTCAGCGATTGCTCCCGGCTTCCTTTTGATTCTGGCTACGTCCTTCTGTACATGCTTAATCCGAATCCGGATATGATCTCCTATACCGTCAGGGTTAGCAAGGAGCTTGGCGTGCGCGCCTGCGTTGTTACCTTCAATCCGCTTCGGCTCCCTCCCCATGGTCTCCGCGCAGCCTGTCTTCCCACGCCGGGGGAATGGTTAAATCTGTTCCGCAATGCTGGCCTTGTCGTCACCGACTCGTTCCACGGAACGTGCTTCTCCCTCCTCTTCAACCGCCCCATGGTCGTCTTTGACCCGGCTAAATACTCAGTAAGGCTCCATGACGTCCTGAGCGACTTCGACCTTTTGGACAGACGCGTTCTGAACTCTCAGGACGCCTTTAATCGGTGCGTTCACCGCAATCCGATTGAATGGCGTGTCGTGAATGAGGGGCTCAAGCTTGAGCGAACGAAGGCGAGGGAATTCCTCGATAGCGCCTTTTCGCCTGCGTCATGAGCATGGGATCCGAATTTGCCTGTTTTAATTATTTGTGGAGGCCCAGTTAATGGTTCAAGAATCAAGCCGTGCCAAATACCTAATTAAGAACACCGCAATCTTCGCCATCGGCAACATTGCGACCAAGCTGATCACGTTCTTCTTGGTGCCGCTATATACGAACGCCCTTGCCACCGATCAGTATGGAACTGCAGACCTTGTTACCACCCTTTGCGCGGTGCTCGCCCCTGTGCTTATTCTCAACATCGGCGAGGGCGTGATGAGGTTCTCACTTGACGACGGGGCGGATTATAACAAGATTATGAGCGTCGGCCTCGCTCTGTTGGCGCTGTCTTTCGCTATTGGCCTTGTAATCATTCCCATCGCGGGCCTTTTCGGCGCTGTAGCCGGCTACACGATTTATATCTATTTCTATACAGTCACGCTTGCCGGGAGCCAGCTCTTCCTGTGCTATTTACGCGGTAAGGAACTGCTCGTCAGATATGCCGTCGGCAATATCCTCCAAACAATCGCCGTCGCCGTGCTCAATATCTTGTTCCTTCTCGTTCTCGACCTCGGCTTGCCTGGATACTTCATGGCCTACATATTGTCTTCAGCTGTGGCTATGGTCTACGCGTTTCTTGCTGGCAACGTTGTCGACGTCTTCAGAAACTTTAAGATCGATTTTGATTTGGCGAAAGAGATGTCGCGGTATTCGGCAGTGCTCATTCCCAATACGTTCATGTGGTGGATTATCAACTCTTCTGATAGGGTGCTCGTGACTGCTCTGCTTGGAACGGCTGCAAATGGAATATACGCCGTATCCTATAAAATTCCCTCGGTTGTCTCCGTCGTTGCGGGGATATTCAATCAAGCATGGAGCTATACGGCCATACATGAGGACGGAAGCGAAGACCGTGACGAATACTGTGACAGGGTCTACGGAGGTTTGGTAGG
The DNA window shown above is from Collinsella aerofaciens and carries:
- a CDS encoding oligosaccharide flippase family protein codes for the protein MVQESSRAKYLIKNTAIFAIGNIATKLITFFLVPLYTNALATDQYGTADLVTTLCAVLAPVLILNIGEGVMRFSLDDGADYNKIMSVGLALLALSFAIGLVIIPIAGLFGAVAGYTIYIYFYTVTLAGSQLFLCYLRGKELLVRYAVGNILQTIAVAVLNILFLLVLDLGLPGYFMAYILSSAVAMVYAFLAGNVVDVFRNFKIDFDLAKEMSRYSAVLIPNTFMWWIINSSDRVLVTALLGTAANGIYAVSYKIPSVVSVVAGIFNQAWSYTAIHEDGSEDRDEYCDRVYGGLVGVSVVTGVALLLFMKPIMGIYVEASYYEAWRYTPFLIIGNVFMTTGTFLGSWYTVNKDSKGYLFSATFGAIVNVLLNLALIPFLGITGSALATCFSYITVYAYRVFDTKRYVNINTMKASYAAAYVVLFLAGGTLFMDGAAGELLMLAELLAVIAIFRREMGTLFCGLLRIVKERLG
- a CDS encoding polysaccharide pyruvyl transferase family protein; translated protein: MADSNNRTIYVSTIIDSHNYGTVLQAVATRDILGRYGRPVFVDYCRPQWTRSGWAHQKMSGGRVNGFLKLAAGLGARLRSERVFRPFIEGQLSLCDAGPFLTGVGLDALDRDALFCVGSDQTWNIECNDGIDPVYFLERIPDDRRKVAFAASFGRPKLDDEEANLTRPLLSGFDAISVRERSSIDILDKMGIPGSVALKDPVLLCDENLWYRLSDCSRLPFDSGYVLLYMLNPNPDMISYTVRVSKELGVRACVVTFNPLRLPPHGLRAACLPTPGEWLNLFRNAGLVVTDSFHGTCFSLLFNRPMVVFDPAKYSVRLHDVLSDFDLLDRRVLNSQDAFNRCVHRNPIEWRVVNEGLKLERTKAREFLDSAFSPAS